In the genome of Pseudanabaena mucicola str. Chao 1806, the window CCTGTCAAGACTATGGGGTGAGATATAACTATCACCGTTCCTTCTGGGCGGGTTGCCTCTCCCACTTCCATTGGTTACGCCGTATGGGAACTTCTTTCTAACAGAACTGATGTTACATAGGTGAAACGATCACTGTAACATCAGCTTTAAGACAAAATAGCCGTATATTGCACGGCTATTTTTGATTTAATTGAAATTACTGGTTTAGAAGGTGAAAGTAGTACGTAGAGTGAAGCCCCAAATTGGCTCTGGTGTACCGACATCGGGATTAAGTACTACATAAATGTCAGGGGTGATACTAATATTCCGATTGAATCTATGTGTGTAAAAGACCTCGATCAACCAAGGGGTATTAAGATCTTTACCTCTAGGGTCATTACTGCTGGTGACATAGGGAGGAATTGCCACTAGAATACCTCCGTGATTGCCTTCCTTAAATAGATCAAAGAATCCTAAACTTAGAGCTGCATTGATAACATTGGCAGTAGTACCCCTGTTCAAATTTAGGGCGGATGTAGTCGAGAACCATCCACCTAAACCAACTTTGGGAAATATTCTCCAATCAAACTGACCACCAAAACTATCAGCAATGGTAGGTGTGTCGAAACCAAAGGCAGCTGTTGCGAGATTAGTACCAGTAGGTCCCGAGAAACTAACTCGTCCAGCTAAATCTGGATCATTAGGAATAGTCCCACTCCAATATTTGTGGATAAAGTTTAAAGAACCACTAAACTGCTCTGAAGGCTTAAAGGTGAGCTGTGTAGCGATCGTACTGCTGCCGCCAAATAGTCCTAAAGAACCAGAACCAGCTTTACTAGCTTGAACATCACTGGCAAAGTAGCCAGCATGGAGTTGCCATTGATCACTAAAGCGATAGGCAGCACCGATACCAGTATCCGTAAATCCAGGTCGGAAAATTACAGGGTTAAAGAGACCATAAGCAGTGTTGGGAACAGAAGTTCCATTACGCAGAGGACTGATTACAGGGAAAAAGTCAAAGGGCTGTAGTCCCAAAGCTGAGATCCAGATGGTTGCTTGTTCGCCAACAGGGAAGCGATAGAAGAGTTGACCAACAGCGAAAGTATTTGCTGCTTTAGTGGCAGTAGATCCATCAAGAGCAAAGTTAGCTATAT includes:
- a CDS encoding iron uptake porin, producing MSKASQKFALSFPILLVAALTSTSSVNANEVKKVAENRQFTSTEIPKLADSKTSASKPLQIDDVINVSGVGLQSPLPAASQQDDLVVPVTQLSDANAKLPSQNSELAAVTSVSQLTDVKSTDWAFTALQSLIERYGVIAGYPDSTYRGKKALSRYEFAAGLNTALDKINEIISAGLADKVSKEDLATLKKLQEEFASELAALRGRVDNLEAKTAKIEEQQFSTTTKLLGSANFLLGAIATNGTRATDGRNRSSNLLFAYSVNLRFNTSFTGKDLLSVNVGTNNSPSTANVVGGNATNASNIANFALDGSTATKAANTFAVGQLFYRFPVGEQATIWISALGLQPFDFFPVISPLRNGTSVPNTAYGLFNPVIFRPGFTDTGIGAAYRFSDQWQLHAGYFASDVQASKAGSGSLGLFGGSSTIATQLTFKPSEQFSGSLNFIHKYWSGTIPNDPDLAGRVSFSGPTGTNLATAAFGFDTPTIADSFGGQFDWRIFPKVGLGGWFSTTSALNLNRGTTANVINAALSLGFFDLFKEGNHGGILVAIPPYVTSSNDPRGKDLNTPWLIEVFYTHRFNRNISITPDIYVVLNPDVGTPEPIWGFTLRTTFTF